The Primulina tabacum isolate GXHZ01 chromosome 7, ASM2559414v2, whole genome shotgun sequence genome includes a window with the following:
- the LOC142551757 gene encoding protein SCAR2-like isoform X2, with amino-acid sequence MPITRYEIRSEYSLADPHLYTAVDKDDPEALLEGVAMSGFVGLLRQLGDLSEFAAVIFHELHDKVMVTATRGHTLLSRVQKLEDEFPSIQKAFLSQTDHSSLMYHAGVDCHPNLQMDHNIVTKGNLPRFIMESYEECRGPPRLFLLDKFDTAGAGACLERYTDPSFFKTETSSIKMNGTGIQREKKISKAKRKGTYWRNGVSPEVLPSSHAKLHQLFMEDHDGNSESSSADRVKLKRRLNVLPFDLKTGQSYIEKILKIPSPEHKVLHEITMNSSSLRTLPTTDHDDSSFGVLQFGMSADRDTVERKRSPPSPQREDIILKPSIYEQDEVSKCKISKEDNSYPSIVEDSVTYSCDRVTSEKDMVVDGESKADDILIGYLTDDFASEIDNFVDAPITIESELDTDSELREKTDIASYIDRQLSTFDVIATEEQHFHSTDSQSTGNSMLSDNENHSSGKEISSFSALYFPNTLADSTKYEDYVAACTPEIEIVNAPFFHKTADEVCPVAHHTRSAVSDDTCTGALAITNHCPDFMQQTSDRNLTDLDSTLEDSDSEYILGEIISRAPELVEKLNISDKEVKTNPVTDAAYSPSFSDFILQSEHSTLLSSSGVHLVRKSIDGNATYTNLCHTTDSPIAVSFDFVQVDSPDPGDLSEPECNEKLSLANSEAKKEKLAIDPGCSFSVSDSKTQLRDNSPSSSAVSNTVQRSNSENESCNSTGFLLYNRTCLPPNKDNLPQMISTETLVVDESNDGDLEFSENYRFDFPNSAHDGHSFMSALPKEEKSIDESNNVTLNAFANASNDFSSIMEASLGEELKKPSLGNAQTVDIEGNGCNRSVRNQICSPNIMASHVKCSQDWPETGLDTHDNYVVNLDEETTVNETLAVETLKSCEVLGLKATGITDDAPSHDLMALESLCSIQENFVGPHGKTDIVEKGGITSCRSSYAQEATNIPASPELTPLNDNNVSLSEPDSQSDVSGIAIVASSVVSVADNVGQNGVYSPLGINQLVEDGIPCFEDSNPNKLENGKNFLLESQGKSGLVEEVSQRHVTQSDLDTVFCISYNHPKSEEADTIVNLDFGSIVNEHSMDFVHTATTQSSSEQINLDPEQKLCLQRNLLYHDVCFHNIIETTPQEQASVLPTQLSQEFMDSGGMDLGSSCDQHMLELDDHQAVSNSASNCSLVSCPDQPSTPELPAPSNYEVDVSKHSNYPLGSMFPPGNCFLEVNSLNLGEFPPLPPLPPIQWRLGKVQHASSTIQGENQQEEFSQGTSTPSASTYDISSFHGELNGCLEKVGHNPLIQEIVDISSNTENEKLEVTISSSKIFALTYVEDVPQISPDIGSSKKEVEQSSTNLESNVLTRETIDHKQKIENVKQELVVPSSAIEFASPDAEGGNAIESRTRKLPLQRNPLIDTFTALDKSKLRKVTPRVKAEIQKEEERDSLLEQIRTKSFNLKPALATKPSIRGPRTNLKVAAILEKANAIRQAQAGSDEDIEDSWSDS; translated from the exons AAACTCGAGGATGAGTTTCCGTCCATCCAGAAGGCATTTCTCTCCCAGACTGATCATTCTTCATTAATGTACCATGCTG GTGTTGATTGCCATCCTAATCTACAGATGGACCATAATATAGTGACCAAGGGAAATTTACCTCGTTTTATAATGGAGTCATATGAAGAATGCAGGGGTCCTCCTCGGTTATTTCTTTTAGACAA ATTTGACACTGCGGGAGCTGGGGCATGCCTGGAACGTTACACTGATCCGTCATTTTTCAAAACAGAGACTTCTTCCATTAAAATGAATGGTACAGGTATTCAGAGGGAGAAAAAGATCAGCAAAGCCAAG AGAAAAGGAACATACTGGAGGAATGGAGTCTCCCCTGAAGTTTTACCGTCATCGCATGCAAA GCTTCATCAACTTTTCATGGAGGATCATGATGGAAATAGTGAAAGCAGTTCTGCAGATCGTGTGAAATTAAAAAGGAGGCTGAATGTATTACCATTCGACTTGAAAACTGGGCAGAGCTACatcgaaaaaatattaaaaattcctTCTCCGGAGCATAAAGTGCTTCATGAAATCACCATGAATTCATCATCCTTGAGGACATTGCCAACAACTGATCACGATGACTCTAGTTTTGGAGTACTTCAATTTGGAATGAGCGCTGACAGAGACACTGTGGAGAGGAAAAGAAGTCCTCCATCTCCACAAAGAGAGGATATTATTCTGAAACCATCCATATACGAGCAAGATGAGGTTTCCAAATGTAAAATCTCGAAGGAAGACAATTCTTATCCTAGCATTGTAGAAGATAGTGTCACATACTCTTGTGATCGGGTAACCAGTGAAAAGGATATGGTTGTTGATGGAGAAAGTAAAGCAGATGACATCTTAATTGGTTATCTAACTGATGATTTTGCCAGTGAGATAGACAATTTCGTGGACGCACCAATAACCATTGAGTCCGAACTTGATACGGACTCTGAACTCAGAGAGAAGACCGATATCGCCTCTTATATCGACAGGCAACTATCGACTTTTGATGTAATTGCCACTGAGGAACAACACTTTCATTCTACAGATTCTCAATCTACTGGAAACTCTATGTTGTCTGACAATGAGAATCATTCATCTGGGAAAGAGATTTCTAGTTTCTCTGCTTTGTACTTTCCAAATACTTTGGCTGATAGTACAAAATATGAAGATTATGTTGCTGCCTGTACACCTGAAATTGAGATCGTCAATGCACCATTTTTCCATAAAACGGCAGATGAAGTTTGTCCTGTGGCTCACCATACAAGATCTGCAGTTTCTGATGATACGTGCACTGGTGCACTTGCTATCACCAACCACTGTCCTGACTTTATGCAGCAGACTTCTGATAGGAACCTTACAGATTTGGATTCTACATTAGAAGATTCTGATTCAGAATACATTTTGGGAGAAATTATATCTAGGGCACCTGAATTAGTTGAAAAGTTAAATATTTCAGATAAAGAAGTTAAGACAAATCCGGTCACTGATGCAGCATATTCTCCCAGCTTCTCTGATTTCATTTTGCAGTCAGAACATAGTACCCTGCTTTCCTCTTCAGGAGTTCATCTGGTACGTAAATCAATTGATGGGAATGCAACATATACTAATCTGTGTCATACCACGGATAGTCCAATTGCCGTGTCTTTCGATTTCGTGCAAGTGGATAGCCCTGATCCGGGGGACCTGTCGGAACCTGAGTGTAATGAAAAGTTGTCCCTTGCCAATAGCGaagcaaagaaagaaaaactgGCCATAGATCCAGGATGTTCTTTCAGTGTCTCTGATTCTAAAACTCAATTAAGAGATAATTCCCCAAGCTCCTCTGCCGTAAGCAATACAGTTCAGAGATCAAATAGTGAGAATGAATCATGCAATTCTACTGGTTTTTTGTTATACAATCGAACCTGTCTTCCTCCAAACAAAGATAACTTGCCACAAATGATTTCTACTGAGACTCTAGtcgtggatgaatcaaatgatggAGATTTAGAGTTTTCTGAAAACTATAGATTTGATTTTCCTAATTCGGCTCATGATGGACATAGTTTCATGTCAGCACTTCCAAAAGAAGAAAAATCAATTGATGAGTCGAATAATGTGACATTAAATGCTTTTGCTAATGCTTCTAATGACTTTTCATCTATCATGGAGGCTTCTCTCGGTGAAGAACTCAAGAAACCATCCCTTGGTAATGCTCAAACTGTTGACATAGAAGGGAATGGTTGTAATAGATCAGTTCGCAATCAGATTTGTTCACCAAATATAATGGCATCACATGTAAAATGCTCTCAAGATTGGCCAGAGACAGGTTTAGATACTCATGACAATTATGTTGTTAATCTTGATGAGGAGACAACAGTTAATGAAACTCTGGCAGTTGAAACTCTCAAGTCTTGTGAAGTTCTGGGGTTGAAGGCCACAGGAATCACAGATGATGCTCCCTCCCATGATTTAATGGCTCTAGAAAGTTTGTGTTCCATCCAAGAGAATTTTGTAGGGCCGCACGGAAAGACAGATATTGTTGAAAAGGGCGGAATCACCTCATGTAGGAGCTCCTATGCTCAAGAAGCAACAAATATCCCTGCATCTCCAGAACTTACACCGTTGAATGATAATAATGTCTCGTTGAGTGAACCTGATTCACAGTCTGATGTATCAGGGATTGCAATTGTGGCCTCCAGTGTGGTTTCAGTTGCTGATAATGTCGGCCAAAATGGTGTCTATTCACCTCTTGGTATCAATCAGTTGGTAGAAGATGGTATACCTTGTTTCGAGGATTCAAATCCCAATAAACTTGAAAATGGCAAGAATTTTCTCTTGGAAAGTCAGGGGAAATCTGGCTTAGTGGAGGAAGTGAGTCAAAGACATGTAACCCAATCAGATTTGGACACAGTCTTTTGTATCAGTTACAATCATCCAAAGTCTGAAGAAGCAGATACCATTGTTAATCTGGATTTCGGTTCAATAGTAAATGAACATAGCATGGATTTTGTCCATACCGCCACCACCCAGTCTTCCTCAGAGCAAATTAACTTAGATCCAGAACAAAAGTTGTGCCTACAAAGGAACCTTTTATACCACGATGTTTGTTTTCACAATATAATAGAAACAACGCCACAAGAACAAGCCAGTGTGCTACCTACCCAACTCAGTCAAGAGTTCATGGATTCTGGTGGAATGGATTTGGGGTCTTCATGTGACCAGCATATGCTAGAGCTCGATGATCATCAAGCAGTCAGTAATTCCGCTTCAAATTGTTCACTTGTTAGTTGTCCTGATCAGCCTTCAACACCGGAGCTTCCAGCACCAAGCAACTATGAAGTTGACGTTTCTAAGCATTCCAATTATCCTTTAGGTTCTATGTTTCCACCTGGTAATTGTTTTTTGGAAGTAAATTCACTCAATCTGGGAGAATTTCCTCCTTTACCACCTCTTCCTCCCATTCAGTGGAGACTGGGAAAGGTTCAACATGCATCTTCTACCATACAGGGAGAGAATCAACAAGAGGAGTTCTCTCAAGGAACCTCCACCCCTTCCGCTTCCACCTATGACATTAGTTCATTCCATGGAGAATTGAATGGATGTTTG GAGAAGGTAGGGCACAATCCCTTGATTCAGGAGATTGTTGACATTTCTTCAAACACGGAAAATGAGAAGCTAGAGGTCACCATATCATCTTCGAAGATATTTGCTTTGACATATGTGGAAGATGTTCCTCAAATTTCCCCTGACATTGGATCAAGCAAAAAGGAGGTTGAGCAAAGTTCCACTAATTTGGAGTCCAATGTCTTGACGCGTGAGACAATTGATCATAAACAAAAGATAGAAAATGTAAAGCAGGAGCTTGTCGTTCCATCTTCAGCGATTGAGTTTGCATCACCGGATGCGGAGGGTGGAAATGCAATTGAGAGTCGAACAAGGAAATTGCCTCTACAGAGAAATCCTCTTATTGATACTTTTACTGCTCTTGATAAAAGCAAA CTAAGAAAAGTTACCCCACGAGTTAAAGCTGAGATACAGAAAGAAGAGGAAAGAGATTCACTGTTGGAACAAATAAGGACCAAG TCCTTCAACCTGAAACCTGCACTGGCGACAAAGCCTAGCATTCGAGGTCCCAGAACTAATCTTAAAGTTGCTGCAATTTTGGAGAAAGCGAATGCAATCCGACAG GCCCAGGCTGGCAGCGATGAAGACATTGAGGATAGTTGGAGTGATTCATGA
- the LOC142551757 gene encoding protein SCAR2-like isoform X1, which yields MPITRYEIRSEYSLADPHLYTAVDKDDPEALLEGVAMSGFVGLLRQLGDLSEFAAVIFHELHDKVMVTATRGHTLLSRVQKLEDEFPSIQKAFLSQTDHSSLMYHAGVDCHPNLQMDHNIVTKGNLPRFIMESYEECRGPPRLFLLDKFDTAGAGACLERYTDPSFFKTETSSIKMNGTGIQREKKISKAKRKGTYWRNGVSPEVLPSSHAKLHQLFMEDHDGNSESSSADRVKLKRRLNVLPFDLKTGQSYIEKILKIPSPEHKVLHEITMNSSSLRTLPTTDHDDSSFGVLQFGMSADRDTVERKRSPPSPQREDIILKPSIYEQDEVSKCKISKEDNSYPSIVEDSVTYSCDRVTSEKDMVVDGESKADDILIGYLTDDFASEIDNFVDAPITIESELDTDSELREKTDIASYIDRQLSTFDVIATEEQHFHSTDSQSTGNSMLSDNENHSSGKEISSFSALYFPNTLADSTKYEDYVAACTPEIEIVNAPFFHKTADEVCPVAHHTRSAVSDDTCTGALAITNHCPDFMQQTSDRNLTDLDSTLEDSDSEYILGEIISRAPELVEKLNISDKEVKTNPVTDAAYSPSFSDFILQSEHSTLLSSSGVHLVRKSIDGNATYTNLCHTTDSPIAVSFDFVQVDSPDPGDLSEPECNEKLSLANSEAKKEKLAIDPGCSFSVSDSKTQLRDNSPSSSAVSNTVQRSNSENESCNSTGFLLYNRTCLPPNKDNLPQMISTETLVVDESNDGDLEFSENYRFDFPNSAHDGHSFMSALPKEEKSIDESNNVTLNAFANASNDFSSIMEASLGEELKKPSLGNAQTVDIEGNGCNRSVRNQICSPNIMASHVKCSQDWPETGLDTHDNYVVNLDEETTVNETLAVETLKSCEVLGLKATGITDDAPSHDLMALESLCSIQENFVGPHGKTDIVEKGGITSCRSSYAQEATNIPASPELTPLNDNNVSLSEPDSQSDVSGIAIVASSVVSVADNVGQNGVYSPLGINQLVEDGIPCFEDSNPNKLENGKNFLLESQGKSGLVEEVSQRHVTQSDLDTVFCISYNHPKSEEADTIVNLDFGSIVNEHSMDFVHTATTQSSSEQINLDPEQKLCLQRNLLYHDVCFHNIIETTPQEQASVLPTQLSQEFMDSGGMDLGSSCDQHMLELDDHQAVSNSASNCSLVSCPDQPSTPELPAPSNYEVDVSKHSNYPLGSMFPPGNCFLEVNSLNLGEFPPLPPLPPIQWRLGKVQHASSTIQGENQQEEFSQGTSTPSASTYDISSFHGELNGCLVQFSQDTISNKEKVGHNPLIQEIVDISSNTENEKLEVTISSSKIFALTYVEDVPQISPDIGSSKKEVEQSSTNLESNVLTRETIDHKQKIENVKQELVVPSSAIEFASPDAEGGNAIESRTRKLPLQRNPLIDTFTALDKSKLRKVTPRVKAEIQKEEERDSLLEQIRTKSFNLKPALATKPSIRGPRTNLKVAAILEKANAIRQAQAGSDEDIEDSWSDS from the exons AAACTCGAGGATGAGTTTCCGTCCATCCAGAAGGCATTTCTCTCCCAGACTGATCATTCTTCATTAATGTACCATGCTG GTGTTGATTGCCATCCTAATCTACAGATGGACCATAATATAGTGACCAAGGGAAATTTACCTCGTTTTATAATGGAGTCATATGAAGAATGCAGGGGTCCTCCTCGGTTATTTCTTTTAGACAA ATTTGACACTGCGGGAGCTGGGGCATGCCTGGAACGTTACACTGATCCGTCATTTTTCAAAACAGAGACTTCTTCCATTAAAATGAATGGTACAGGTATTCAGAGGGAGAAAAAGATCAGCAAAGCCAAG AGAAAAGGAACATACTGGAGGAATGGAGTCTCCCCTGAAGTTTTACCGTCATCGCATGCAAA GCTTCATCAACTTTTCATGGAGGATCATGATGGAAATAGTGAAAGCAGTTCTGCAGATCGTGTGAAATTAAAAAGGAGGCTGAATGTATTACCATTCGACTTGAAAACTGGGCAGAGCTACatcgaaaaaatattaaaaattcctTCTCCGGAGCATAAAGTGCTTCATGAAATCACCATGAATTCATCATCCTTGAGGACATTGCCAACAACTGATCACGATGACTCTAGTTTTGGAGTACTTCAATTTGGAATGAGCGCTGACAGAGACACTGTGGAGAGGAAAAGAAGTCCTCCATCTCCACAAAGAGAGGATATTATTCTGAAACCATCCATATACGAGCAAGATGAGGTTTCCAAATGTAAAATCTCGAAGGAAGACAATTCTTATCCTAGCATTGTAGAAGATAGTGTCACATACTCTTGTGATCGGGTAACCAGTGAAAAGGATATGGTTGTTGATGGAGAAAGTAAAGCAGATGACATCTTAATTGGTTATCTAACTGATGATTTTGCCAGTGAGATAGACAATTTCGTGGACGCACCAATAACCATTGAGTCCGAACTTGATACGGACTCTGAACTCAGAGAGAAGACCGATATCGCCTCTTATATCGACAGGCAACTATCGACTTTTGATGTAATTGCCACTGAGGAACAACACTTTCATTCTACAGATTCTCAATCTACTGGAAACTCTATGTTGTCTGACAATGAGAATCATTCATCTGGGAAAGAGATTTCTAGTTTCTCTGCTTTGTACTTTCCAAATACTTTGGCTGATAGTACAAAATATGAAGATTATGTTGCTGCCTGTACACCTGAAATTGAGATCGTCAATGCACCATTTTTCCATAAAACGGCAGATGAAGTTTGTCCTGTGGCTCACCATACAAGATCTGCAGTTTCTGATGATACGTGCACTGGTGCACTTGCTATCACCAACCACTGTCCTGACTTTATGCAGCAGACTTCTGATAGGAACCTTACAGATTTGGATTCTACATTAGAAGATTCTGATTCAGAATACATTTTGGGAGAAATTATATCTAGGGCACCTGAATTAGTTGAAAAGTTAAATATTTCAGATAAAGAAGTTAAGACAAATCCGGTCACTGATGCAGCATATTCTCCCAGCTTCTCTGATTTCATTTTGCAGTCAGAACATAGTACCCTGCTTTCCTCTTCAGGAGTTCATCTGGTACGTAAATCAATTGATGGGAATGCAACATATACTAATCTGTGTCATACCACGGATAGTCCAATTGCCGTGTCTTTCGATTTCGTGCAAGTGGATAGCCCTGATCCGGGGGACCTGTCGGAACCTGAGTGTAATGAAAAGTTGTCCCTTGCCAATAGCGaagcaaagaaagaaaaactgGCCATAGATCCAGGATGTTCTTTCAGTGTCTCTGATTCTAAAACTCAATTAAGAGATAATTCCCCAAGCTCCTCTGCCGTAAGCAATACAGTTCAGAGATCAAATAGTGAGAATGAATCATGCAATTCTACTGGTTTTTTGTTATACAATCGAACCTGTCTTCCTCCAAACAAAGATAACTTGCCACAAATGATTTCTACTGAGACTCTAGtcgtggatgaatcaaatgatggAGATTTAGAGTTTTCTGAAAACTATAGATTTGATTTTCCTAATTCGGCTCATGATGGACATAGTTTCATGTCAGCACTTCCAAAAGAAGAAAAATCAATTGATGAGTCGAATAATGTGACATTAAATGCTTTTGCTAATGCTTCTAATGACTTTTCATCTATCATGGAGGCTTCTCTCGGTGAAGAACTCAAGAAACCATCCCTTGGTAATGCTCAAACTGTTGACATAGAAGGGAATGGTTGTAATAGATCAGTTCGCAATCAGATTTGTTCACCAAATATAATGGCATCACATGTAAAATGCTCTCAAGATTGGCCAGAGACAGGTTTAGATACTCATGACAATTATGTTGTTAATCTTGATGAGGAGACAACAGTTAATGAAACTCTGGCAGTTGAAACTCTCAAGTCTTGTGAAGTTCTGGGGTTGAAGGCCACAGGAATCACAGATGATGCTCCCTCCCATGATTTAATGGCTCTAGAAAGTTTGTGTTCCATCCAAGAGAATTTTGTAGGGCCGCACGGAAAGACAGATATTGTTGAAAAGGGCGGAATCACCTCATGTAGGAGCTCCTATGCTCAAGAAGCAACAAATATCCCTGCATCTCCAGAACTTACACCGTTGAATGATAATAATGTCTCGTTGAGTGAACCTGATTCACAGTCTGATGTATCAGGGATTGCAATTGTGGCCTCCAGTGTGGTTTCAGTTGCTGATAATGTCGGCCAAAATGGTGTCTATTCACCTCTTGGTATCAATCAGTTGGTAGAAGATGGTATACCTTGTTTCGAGGATTCAAATCCCAATAAACTTGAAAATGGCAAGAATTTTCTCTTGGAAAGTCAGGGGAAATCTGGCTTAGTGGAGGAAGTGAGTCAAAGACATGTAACCCAATCAGATTTGGACACAGTCTTTTGTATCAGTTACAATCATCCAAAGTCTGAAGAAGCAGATACCATTGTTAATCTGGATTTCGGTTCAATAGTAAATGAACATAGCATGGATTTTGTCCATACCGCCACCACCCAGTCTTCCTCAGAGCAAATTAACTTAGATCCAGAACAAAAGTTGTGCCTACAAAGGAACCTTTTATACCACGATGTTTGTTTTCACAATATAATAGAAACAACGCCACAAGAACAAGCCAGTGTGCTACCTACCCAACTCAGTCAAGAGTTCATGGATTCTGGTGGAATGGATTTGGGGTCTTCATGTGACCAGCATATGCTAGAGCTCGATGATCATCAAGCAGTCAGTAATTCCGCTTCAAATTGTTCACTTGTTAGTTGTCCTGATCAGCCTTCAACACCGGAGCTTCCAGCACCAAGCAACTATGAAGTTGACGTTTCTAAGCATTCCAATTATCCTTTAGGTTCTATGTTTCCACCTGGTAATTGTTTTTTGGAAGTAAATTCACTCAATCTGGGAGAATTTCCTCCTTTACCACCTCTTCCTCCCATTCAGTGGAGACTGGGAAAGGTTCAACATGCATCTTCTACCATACAGGGAGAGAATCAACAAGAGGAGTTCTCTCAAGGAACCTCCACCCCTTCCGCTTCCACCTATGACATTAGTTCATTCCATGGAGAATTGAATGGATGTTTGGTTCAATTTTCTCAAGACACAATATCAAATAAGGAGAAGGTAGGGCACAATCCCTTGATTCAGGAGATTGTTGACATTTCTTCAAACACGGAAAATGAGAAGCTAGAGGTCACCATATCATCTTCGAAGATATTTGCTTTGACATATGTGGAAGATGTTCCTCAAATTTCCCCTGACATTGGATCAAGCAAAAAGGAGGTTGAGCAAAGTTCCACTAATTTGGAGTCCAATGTCTTGACGCGTGAGACAATTGATCATAAACAAAAGATAGAAAATGTAAAGCAGGAGCTTGTCGTTCCATCTTCAGCGATTGAGTTTGCATCACCGGATGCGGAGGGTGGAAATGCAATTGAGAGTCGAACAAGGAAATTGCCTCTACAGAGAAATCCTCTTATTGATACTTTTACTGCTCTTGATAAAAGCAAA CTAAGAAAAGTTACCCCACGAGTTAAAGCTGAGATACAGAAAGAAGAGGAAAGAGATTCACTGTTGGAACAAATAAGGACCAAG TCCTTCAACCTGAAACCTGCACTGGCGACAAAGCCTAGCATTCGAGGTCCCAGAACTAATCTTAAAGTTGCTGCAATTTTGGAGAAAGCGAATGCAATCCGACAG GCCCAGGCTGGCAGCGATGAAGACATTGAGGATAGTTGGAGTGATTCATGA